A part of Fimbriiglobus ruber genomic DNA contains:
- a CDS encoding IS110 family transposase codes for MDPNRTPRKSEVAPPTTPAPAEASGRLAADPVPGRRAAGIDVGDATHWVCVDAAPDGGDTVREFPAHTPGVRQLVAWLIACGVTTVALEASGAYGQVLFLTLLEAGLDVLMTAPHFTRQIKGRPKTDRRDCQWIQRLHQHGMLPSVFQPDDPTHTLRDYVRQRANLVRLSAHHIQRMQKALALMNLKLTRVVGDVTGVTGLKILRAIAAGERDPNVLAAFRDRRCRHTAADIATALDGRYRPEHVTELRLCLKMWDAYQEAIADLDPSIAAHLREMRRASTLPPLPKQPRVRGRKPHDPKFDVREALYLATGVDLTAIDGIDAIHALTLVSELGSDFTKWPTIQHFTSWLGLCPNGKKTGGKVPSSHTRKGKNRAAAALRLAAWSLMRSTSALGAYLRRQRGRLGSPKAITATAHKLARIVYALLRHGVGYVKETAEAHADEVRRKMEKQFHRRAKELGYEVRKIEPATPAPAVVT; via the coding sequence GTGGACCCGAACAGGACCCCTCGCAAGTCGGAAGTTGCGCCCCCCACGACCCCCGCACCGGCCGAGGCATCCGGCCGCCTGGCCGCAGACCCGGTCCCCGGCCGGCGGGCCGCCGGGATCGATGTCGGGGACGCCACCCACTGGGTGTGCGTCGACGCCGCCCCGGACGGCGGGGACACGGTCCGCGAATTCCCGGCCCACACCCCCGGGGTCCGCCAACTCGTCGCCTGGCTGATCGCGTGCGGGGTCACCACCGTCGCCCTCGAAGCCAGCGGGGCGTACGGCCAGGTCCTGTTCCTGACCCTCCTGGAGGCCGGCCTCGATGTCCTCATGACGGCCCCCCACTTCACCCGCCAGATCAAGGGCCGGCCGAAGACCGACCGCCGCGACTGCCAGTGGATCCAGCGCCTCCACCAGCACGGCATGCTCCCGTCCGTGTTCCAACCCGACGACCCCACCCACACCCTCCGCGACTACGTCCGCCAGCGGGCCAACCTGGTCCGCTTGAGCGCCCATCACATCCAGCGGATGCAGAAGGCCCTGGCCCTGATGAACCTCAAGCTCACCCGGGTGGTCGGGGACGTGACCGGGGTGACCGGCCTCAAGATCCTCCGGGCCATCGCCGCCGGCGAGCGGGATCCCAACGTCCTGGCCGCCTTCCGGGACCGCCGGTGCCGGCACACGGCGGCCGACATCGCGACCGCCCTGGACGGCCGGTACCGGCCCGAGCACGTGACCGAGTTGCGGCTCTGCCTGAAGATGTGGGACGCCTACCAGGAGGCCATCGCCGACCTCGACCCGAGCATCGCCGCCCACCTCCGCGAGATGCGGCGGGCGAGCACCCTGCCGCCCCTCCCCAAGCAACCCCGGGTCCGCGGGCGGAAGCCCCACGACCCGAAGTTCGACGTCCGCGAAGCCCTGTACCTGGCGACCGGGGTTGACCTGACGGCCATCGACGGGATCGACGCCATTCACGCCCTCACCCTGGTCAGCGAGTTGGGCTCCGATTTCACCAAGTGGCCGACCATCCAGCACTTCACCAGTTGGCTCGGCCTGTGCCCGAACGGGAAGAAGACGGGCGGCAAGGTGCCGTCGAGCCACACCCGGAAGGGCAAGAACCGGGCGGCCGCCGCCCTCCGGTTGGCGGCCTGGAGTCTGATGCGGAGTACGAGTGCCCTGGGCGCATACCTGCGGCGGCAGCGGGGGCGGTTGGGGAGCCCGAAGGCGATCACGGCGACGGCCCACAAGCTGGCCCGGATCGTGTACGCCCTGCTGCGACACGGGGTCGGGTATGTGAAAGAGACGGCCGAGGCCCACGCGGACGAGGTCCGCCGGAAGATGGAGAAGCAGTTCCACCGCCGGGCCAAGGAGCTGGGGTACGAGGTCCGGAAGATCGAACCCGCCACGCCGGCCCCCGCGGTGGTGACCTGA
- a CDS encoding IS630 family transposase: MAEARDGKRTVYFVDASHFVLASFLGWVWCFVRLHVRAASGRQRYNVLGALNAVTHELVTEITRRTSRPPRCVRCFRKIAALGGSLPITLVLDNARYQRCALVEHTAKALGIELLFLPSYSPNLNLIERLWKFVKKEALNSRHHQDFKKFQEAIDHCLADLPTKHREKLATLMTHKFQTWDNVSLLDA, from the coding sequence TTGGCGGAAGCCCGCGACGGTAAGCGGACGGTGTACTTCGTGGACGCGTCGCACTTCGTCTTGGCGTCGTTCCTGGGGTGGGTGTGGTGCTTCGTCCGGTTACATGTCCGGGCCGCGTCGGGACGGCAGAGGTACAACGTGCTGGGTGCGCTGAACGCGGTCACGCACGAGCTGGTGACAGAAATCACACGACGTACATCACGGCCACCTCGGTGTGTGCGTTGCTTCCGCAAGATCGCGGCCCTCGGTGGGTCATTGCCGATCACGCTGGTACTCGACAACGCCCGCTACCAGCGGTGCGCGCTGGTGGAGCACACGGCCAAGGCACTCGGGATCGAGTTGTTGTTCCTGCCGTCGTATTCGCCGAACCTGAACTTGATCGAGCGACTCTGGAAGTTCGTGAAGAAGGAGGCGTTGAACAGCCGCCACCATCAGGACTTCAAGAAGTTCCAGGAGGCCATCGACCATTGCTTGGCGGATCTGCCGACGAAACACCGAGAGAAACTGGCGACCCTGATGACCCACAAATTCCAGACGTGGGACAATGTGTCACTCCTGGACGCGTAA
- a CDS encoding helix-turn-helix domain-containing protein, protein MRPQYSFPEPVVQAIADARYRHPDPRVQERMEILWLKTRNVTHSRIAELANVSRSTVQRTLRIYAAKGLDGVRSFGWKGQPSALTPHHGTIEDAFRRHPPHTAHEAARRIEDLTGVRRKASRVRQFLKEDLGMKCLKVAPIPVPPKKTVDEHARTQADFLKDGTGTEVGGSPRR, encoded by the coding sequence ATGCGTCCCCAATATTCGTTTCCCGAACCCGTGGTCCAAGCGATCGCGGACGCGCGCTATCGGCACCCGGACCCGCGTGTCCAAGAGCGGATGGAGATTCTCTGGCTCAAGACCCGGAACGTGACGCACAGTCGGATCGCGGAGTTGGCCAACGTGTCGCGCTCCACGGTGCAGCGGACCCTGCGGATCTATGCGGCGAAGGGTCTGGATGGGGTCCGATCGTTCGGCTGGAAGGGCCAACCCAGTGCGCTGACACCGCATCACGGGACGATCGAAGACGCGTTTCGCCGGCACCCGCCGCACACGGCCCACGAGGCGGCGCGGCGGATCGAGGACCTGACGGGCGTCCGACGCAAGGCGTCGCGGGTGCGCCAGTTCTTGAAAGAGGATCTGGGGATGAAATGCCTGAAGGTGGCACCCATCCCGGTGCCGCCCAAGAAAACGGTCGACGAACACGCCCGCACGCAGGCGGATTTTTTAAAAGACGGAACTGGAACCGAAGTTGGCGGAAGCCCGCGACGGTAA
- the istA gene encoding IS21 family transposase produces MLTVDQHARIRQLHRDGWTVGQIAAQLHHSSKTILKVLAGPAPDPLAPAATRAAPVFDPVRGIVDAILAADETALRKQRHTAQQIFRRLVADHGYAGSYAPVQRYLKGRRLDRRETFVPLDHRPGSRAEADRGHIAVDFPGGRRSVPVRIVTWSDSNAPFALALPTERTEAILHGLVEAFGFFGCVPAEVWWDNPTTVAVHVLAGRERTVHPRYAALAAHDPFTPKFCLPVTPREKPRVENRVFDPQRQWATPVPQVVDLAAWNTHLRPCCVAARGRTCGGNPETVQVRFDRERAAAAPVPARPFDPCVFHPAMVDKYQTARFDHNAYSVPRRWAFRPVTVTGYVDRVAVVADGQVIATHPRSYGRGDKILDPLFSDSPEVTQVGLEQPGLDSGG; encoded by the coding sequence ATGCTCACGGTGGACCAGCACGCTCGCATTCGGCAATTGCACCGGGACGGGTGGACCGTCGGCCAGATCGCCGCCCAACTGCACCACTCGTCGAAGACCATCCTCAAGGTTCTGGCCGGTCCGGCCCCGGACCCACTGGCCCCGGCGGCCACCCGTGCGGCCCCGGTGTTCGATCCGGTTCGCGGGATCGTAGATGCGATCCTGGCCGCGGATGAGACGGCCCTGCGGAAGCAGCGGCACACCGCCCAGCAGATCTTCCGCCGGTTGGTCGCCGACCACGGGTACGCCGGCAGCTACGCCCCGGTCCAGCGGTACCTGAAGGGCCGCCGCCTCGACCGCCGGGAGACATTCGTCCCTCTCGACCATCGCCCGGGGTCACGGGCCGAAGCCGACCGCGGACACATCGCGGTCGACTTCCCGGGCGGCCGGCGATCGGTTCCGGTCCGGATCGTCACCTGGAGTGACTCGAACGCCCCGTTCGCTCTCGCCCTGCCGACCGAGCGGACTGAGGCGATCCTGCACGGATTGGTCGAGGCGTTCGGGTTCTTCGGGTGTGTCCCGGCGGAAGTCTGGTGGGACAACCCAACGACCGTCGCCGTCCACGTCCTGGCCGGCCGGGAGCGGACCGTCCACCCGCGGTACGCGGCCCTCGCGGCCCACGACCCGTTCACCCCGAAGTTCTGTCTCCCGGTTACCCCCCGGGAGAAGCCGCGGGTCGAGAACCGGGTGTTCGACCCGCAGCGGCAGTGGGCCACCCCGGTTCCCCAGGTGGTCGACTTGGCCGCGTGGAACACGCATCTCCGACCGTGCTGTGTCGCGGCCCGCGGGCGGACGTGTGGCGGGAACCCCGAGACCGTTCAGGTCCGGTTCGACCGGGAGCGGGCGGCCGCCGCCCCGGTCCCGGCCCGCCCGTTCGACCCGTGCGTGTTCCACCCGGCCATGGTCGACAAGTACCAGACGGCGCGGTTCGACCACAACGCGTACAGCGTCCCCCGCCGGTGGGCGTTCCGCCCGGTCACCGTCACAGGGTACGTGGATCGGGTCGCAGTCGTCGCCGACGGGCAGGTGATCGCGACCCACCCGCGGTCCTACGGTCGCGGGGACAAGATCCTCGATCCGTTATTCTCGGACTCGCCTGAAGTGACACAAGTCGGCCTTGAGCAACCAGGCCTGGATAGCGGAGGATAG
- the istB gene encoding IS21-like element helper ATPase IstB produces the protein MTDANALLVTANLKTLKLPALRAEWDQLAREAAAANEPYDAYLVRLTEVEVTARAANAVAARIRAAGFPVVKDRDTFDFTACPSVPKHKILELARGAGVDQQTNLCLIGGSGTGKTHLATALGLALGRAGQRVRFVTAAGLVTQLEKAQQEHRLDRMRATLDRLDLLIVDERGYLSFSRAGAELLFQVFADRYERRSLLVTRNLPFGEWGQVFQGERMTAALLDRLTHQCDIFEMSGESYRFRESMKAKAGKDPKKGK, from the coding sequence ATGACCGACGCGAACGCCCTGCTGGTGACGGCCAACCTCAAGACGCTCAAACTTCCGGCCCTGCGGGCCGAGTGGGACCAGCTGGCCCGTGAGGCGGCGGCCGCCAACGAGCCGTATGACGCGTACCTGGTCCGCCTGACCGAGGTCGAGGTGACGGCCCGGGCGGCCAACGCCGTCGCCGCCCGCATCCGGGCGGCCGGGTTCCCGGTGGTCAAGGATCGGGACACGTTCGACTTCACCGCGTGCCCGTCCGTCCCCAAGCACAAGATCCTCGAACTCGCCCGCGGGGCCGGGGTCGACCAACAGACCAACCTGTGTCTGATCGGGGGGAGCGGAACCGGGAAGACGCACCTGGCGACGGCCCTCGGACTGGCCCTCGGCCGGGCCGGCCAGCGGGTCCGGTTCGTGACCGCGGCCGGACTCGTCACCCAGTTGGAGAAGGCCCAGCAGGAACACCGGCTGGACCGGATGCGGGCCACCCTCGACCGCCTCGACCTGCTGATCGTGGACGAACGCGGGTACCTGTCGTTCAGCCGGGCCGGGGCCGAGTTGCTGTTCCAGGTATTCGCCGACCGGTACGAGCGACGGAGCCTGTTGGTCACCCGCAACCTGCCGTTCGGCGAGTGGGGCCAAGTGTTCCAGGGCGAGCGGATGACGGCCGCCCTGCTCGACCGGTTGACCCACCAATGCGACATCTTTGAGATGTCGGGCGAAAGTTACCGCTTCCGCGAGTCGATGAAAGCCAAAGCGGGCAAGGACCCGAAGAAGGGGAAATAA